In the genome of Curtobacterium sp. MCLR17_036, the window GTGCACGACCGGCGGACCGTGCGGAGCTCGACCGGTCACACCCAGGAACGCATCGTCGTGCGCACCAGCATCACGCTGGCCGGGCGGGTCGTCGAGTCCGAGGTCACCCTGAGCAACCGCGACCAGATGGGCTTCCGGATGCTCATCGGCCGCGAGGCCCTGCGCCAGGGCTTCCTCGTCGACCCGGCCCGCTCGTTCATGGCCGGCCGTGCCCCGAAGGAGATCCGGCGGCGCAACCGCGGTCGCGCCTGATCGGGGCGGGCGGGGGCCTGCGGGCGGGCGCATGCGTCTGTCGCGAAAGCGACAGAGTGCCGCAACTGTTCCGCGCGGATCTGTCGCTTCGGCGACGGGGTCGGGACCGGACCGGCGGGATCTGTCGCTTCGGCGGGATGGACGGGCCACGCACCGGACGGGAGGCACGACCCGCGTCCGGCAGCGCGCCTCCCGTCTGCCGCCGCCCACGAAAGCGACAGGGTGCTGCGACCGTTCCGCGCAGATGTGTCGCTTCGGCGAGAGGGTCCGGACCGGGCGGGCGGGATCTGTCGCTTCGGCGAGGTGGACGTGCCACACACCGGACGGGAGGCACGACTCGCGCCCGGCAACGCGCCTCCCGCCCGCCGCCGCCCGCGAAAGCGACAGAACGCGGCAAGTGTTCCGCGCGGATCTGTCGCTTCGGCGAGGTGGACGGGCCGGAGCCGGACGGGTCAGCGGCCGAGGTGCTCGCCGAGGAAGGCGAGCTGCTCCGGCGCCATGCGACGCCAGTAGCCGTGCGTGTGCGCGCCCGGCTCGAAGCCGCCGGCAGGAGGGGTCGTGAAGCCGTCGACGTAGGCGTGCACCGCGGGTGCGAACCCGTCGCCGTTGCCGCAGTCGACGCGGACCGCGACCCCGTCGAGCTCGTGCTGCCGACCGAGGACGGTGTTCGCGCGGAAGTCGGCCGCGTCGTCGAAGGCGCCGCGGGCGGTGTCCCCGGCGGCGGTCCAGAGCGCGGGGCTGATCGCGGAGACGGCGCGGACGCGGTCGGCGCCGAGCGCCCCGGCGAGCCGGAGGGTGCCGTAGCCCCCCATCGAGTACCCGGTCAGGGCGAGCCGGTCGAGGTCGGCGCCCCGCCGGGCGATCAGGGGCAGGAACTCGTCGAGGATCATCACGGCGGGGTCGTCGCCGTCCGACCGGCGGTGCCAGTAGCGGTTGCCACCGTCGACTGCGGCGATCGCGAAGGGAGCTCCCCCGCCGGCGACGTGCGCGGCGAGGAACCGGTCCCAGCCGAGCGCCCTGCCGAAGAAGCTCCGGTGGTCGTCGCCGTAGCCGTGCAGGGCGACCGCGACGGGCAGCGGTGCGTCCGACTCGGGAGCGGCGATGGTCCAGCCGACGGTGCGACCGCCCCGCGCCCGCGAGGTGAACGTGCCGGAGGTCGTCGGGACGGGTGCGATGTCGGGGATGCTGCCGGCGGAGCCGTTCAGGCCGAGGACCCGGTACATGCTGGTGCGCCCGGGCAGCAGGCCGTGGTCGACCGCACCGGCGGCGGCACCGCCCGCGGCGACGGCCGCTCCGCCGATGAGCAGGGAGCGGCGGGTGACGGTCGCGGCACGTGACCGGGTCATCCGGCGGACACGTCGTCGCGGGGCACGGGCGTCGTGGCGCAGGTGCGGGTCGGTCGCATGCTCCGCACGGTAGCGAGTCCGCCGGCGGGGACACCCCGGCGCGCCGGACCGGTGCGTGTGAGGACGTGCAGCATCGGTGGGGTGGCCGTCGCTCAGACCGCGGCGTCGACCAGCGCCCCGGCGACGGTCCTGGCGGTGCCGGAGTCGAGCCCCGGTTCGCGCAGCCGCATGGCGAGGGAGCCGGACACGACGAGGAGCAGCTGCTCGGCGAGCACGCCGGCACGGTCGCCGACGACCGGCTCGGCCGTGGCGGCGAGGCGCCGGCGGAGCGTGCCGGTCTCCTGGTCGAGGACCGCGTGCACCTCGGCGGGTGCGTCGACGTACTCCGCCGCGGTGCCGAGGAACGCGCACCACCGCGACCCCGCGGGCGTCGACCGGTAGTCGTCGAGCGCGTCGAACACGGCGAGCAGCCGCCCGCGGTCGTCGGGGGCCGCGGCGACCGCACGGTCCCAGGCGGCGAGCCAGTCGTCGTGGCGCCGACGGAGTGCGGCGGCGACGAGTGCCTCCTTGCTCGGGTACCCGCGGTAGAGCGTGGCCGCCGAGACGCCGGCACGCTCGAGCACGGCGTCGATCGGGGTCGCCGCGATGCCGCGGGTGAAGAAGAGTTCCTCGGCCGCGTCCAGCAGCTTCTGCTCGGTTCCTGGACGCATCGGCATGAGAGCACCCTAGGCTCTGCAAAGTGAAACGATCGTTTTCGTTTGGTCAGCTGTTCCTGGTCGGGAGCGGGCTCGCCCTCGTCGCCGTGACGTACGGGCTGGTGCGCCTGGCGTACGGACTCTTCCTGCCCGACGTGCAGCGCGACCTCGGGCTGCGCTCGGACGCCGCCGGGTGGGTCTCGTCGGGGGCGTCGGCGCTGTACTGCGTCGGCGCGGTCGTCGGGTTCCTCTTCGCCGCGCGGGTTCCTAGGGTGCTCGTTGCCGTGGCGGCCCTCGTCGCGGGCGGCGGCGCGGTCGCGATGGCCACGGCGACCGGGCCGGTGGCGTTCGGGATGGCCGCCGTGTTCGCGTCGGCGGGCGCGGGTCTGGCGTCCCCGGCGCTCGTGCAGCTCGTCGCGCGCGCGGTGCCGGAGCGGGCACAGGACACCGCCCAGGCCGTCGTGAACTCGGGCACGGGGCCGGGCCTCGTCGCGGCCGGGGCGCTCGCACTCGTCCTGCTGCCGGACTGGCGCACCGCGTGGGCCTGGTCCGGGGTCGTCGCACTCGTCGTCGGCGTCGCGCTGCTCGCGGCGTCCCGCGGGGTGGGGTCCGGCGACCGGACGCCGGCGCCGGGTCGCACCTGGTTCGCGCGGCACCGCCGGGTGCTGGCGTCGGCACTGCTCTTCGGCACGGGGTCCGCGGTCGTCTGGACCTACGGCCGCTCGGTGCTGGTGGACGCCGGCGCCCCGGACGTC includes:
- a CDS encoding RimK/LysX family protein — its product is MSRTPRFPDGGLVVAGWREWAGLPDLGVPWIKVKLDTGARTSALHAFDLEELPDDRVRFSLHPWQDTDADASTVECPVHDRRTVRSSTGHTQERIVVRTSITLAGRVVESEVTLSNRDQMGFRMLIGREALRQGFLVDPARSFMAGRAPKEIRRRNRGRA
- a CDS encoding alpha/beta hydrolase-fold protein, producing the protein MTRSRAATVTRRSLLIGGAAVAAGGAAAGAVDHGLLPGRTSMYRVLGLNGSAGSIPDIAPVPTTSGTFTSRARGGRTVGWTIAAPESDAPLPVAVALHGYGDDHRSFFGRALGWDRFLAAHVAGGGAPFAIAAVDGGNRYWHRRSDGDDPAVMILDEFLPLIARRGADLDRLALTGYSMGGYGTLRLAGALGADRVRAVSAISPALWTAAGDTARGAFDDAADFRANTVLGRQHELDGVAVRVDCGNGDGFAPAVHAYVDGFTTPPAGGFEPGAHTHGYWRRMAPEQLAFLGEHLGR
- a CDS encoding TetR/AcrR family transcriptional regulator, translating into MPMRPGTEQKLLDAAEELFFTRGIAATPIDAVLERAGVSAATLYRGYPSKEALVAAALRRRHDDWLAAWDRAVAAAPDDRGRLLAVFDALDDYRSTPAGSRWCAFLGTAAEYVDAPAEVHAVLDQETGTLRRRLAATAEPVVGDRAGVLAEQLLLVVSGSLAMRLREPGLDSGTARTVAGALVDAAV
- a CDS encoding MFS transporter, producing MKRSFSFGQLFLVGSGLALVAVTYGLVRLAYGLFLPDVQRDLGLRSDAAGWVSSGASALYCVGAVVGFLFAARVPRVLVAVAALVAGGGAVAMATATGPVAFGMAAVFASAGAGLASPALVQLVARAVPERAQDTAQAVVNSGTGPGLVAAGALALVLLPDWRTAWAWSGVVALVVGVALLAASRGVGSGDRTPAPGRTWFARHRRVLASALLFGTGSAVVWTYGRSVLVDAGAPDVVSVSAWIALGAGGAAVAVTARWTSGLRARTLWTVTAGAVAVAVVTLGTVPQSTPVAIAACAVFGWGYTAATGALIAWTTEIDADRSSAGTSVLFVALVLGQAVGAAAAGGVLAAVGPAGTFVAGAVVTAASAVLAVVGRRAASGAHDRSVAREPTAR